From Xenopus laevis strain J_2021 chromosome 7L, Xenopus_laevis_v10.1, whole genome shotgun sequence, one genomic window encodes:
- the pih1d2.L gene encoding PIH1 domain-containing protein 2: MESGLTQKDMFAQVNQLWSMLDDMAENSPESYQKFIQRHMKEGKEFMAPPEPNLCIQTKILEPDEKILFINICQWKRVPAPMSEAHPVPLSAGQLETLSDDTVVDIAYNPEVLKRAHQDPVDLDQLVRLAMKYVEEQYKITLCHSYHIAPFKLKGNTKRMKESLERIQKQPAPNKGNTSCATNNSLLEELKNITLLREEQETSPSIRITKEEVPRSKKPNLIEEISSTDLQDPDLLPSPWHELSVTKNNAGHPQNLTLKVKLRGVSSVAECDLSVSKDDVLLVVPGKYRLLLNLPQAVNEETVTAKFNKANDILLVTMPAL, translated from the exons ATGGAAAGCGGCCTAACACAGAAAGATATGTTTGCCCAAGTCAATCAACTGTGGAGCATGCTGGATGATATGGCTGAAAACAGCCCAGAGAGTTACCAGAAGTTTATACAAAGGCACATGAAGGAAGGAAAAGAATTTATGGCACCTCCAGAACCTAATCTGTGCATTCAGACAAAAATATTG GAGCCTGACGAGAAGATACTGTTTATTAATATTTGCCAATGGAAAAGAGTCCCGGCTCCTATGTCTGAAGCACACCCTGTACCTCTTAGCGCTGGGCAACTGGAGACCTTGTCTGATGATACAG TTGTTGATATTGCGTATAACCCAGAGGTGCTGAAGAGGGCTCACCAGGACCCTGTGGACCTAGACCAGCTTGTACGCTTAGCAATGAAATATGTCGAGGAACAATACAAAATCACCCTTTGCCATTCCTACCACATTGCTCCATTCAAGCTCAAGGGGAATACTAAAAGGATGAAGGAGAGTTTGGAAAGGATACAAAAACAGCCAGCCCCAAACAAAGGCAATACCAGCTGTG CCACAAATAACTCTTTGTTGGAAGAGCTTAAAAACATTACTTTGCTAAGAGAAGAACAAGAAACCAGTCCATCAATCCGTATTACAAAGGAAGAGGTTCCTAGAAGCAAAAAACCAAACCTGATAGAGGAAATTTCCAGTACTGACCTACAGGATCCAGACCTGCTCCCTAGTCCCTGGCATGAGCTGTCTGTTACAAAGAATAATGCAGGCCATCCCCAAAACCTGACATTAAAGGTCAAGCTAAGAGGAGTCAGCTCAGTGGCAGAGTGTGATTTAAGTGTATCAAAG GATGACGTGCTCCTTGTAGTACCAGGGAAGTACAGGTTGCTGTTAAACCTGCCTCAGGCCGTCAATGAAGAAACAGTTACAGCAAAATTCAACAAAGCAAACGACATTCTTCTTGTTACAATGCCTGCATTATAG
- the nkapd1.L gene encoding uncharacterized protein NKAPD1 isoform X1, giving the protein MSRVPLGKVLLRNVIRHTDAHNKIQEETEMWKIREMEKQTEETCGAKRRRTSPDINKWDHNGYKELYPEEFKDKRGRMRSDGLDAQVSQEHVKSGADTAVTLRQDASSIRAWNKKYSECEAGIPDRWGHSGYKELYPEEFDTDCVEEKTPKRKTNGQEKARVRDQKEQESHKRKRSKKTHKKKQKKRSHKKLKKRKKERDESTETSSDSDSSNDSEEKQKKSKRKKKMRKKAQRKKPSSSGQDSDSSSDEMSSTEDAESEEHKRRQTKRHRRKDHHRSKPKDVNKEQRKSRRTNWKVAKDEGSDSSDEDD; this is encoded by the exons ATGTCCCGTGTTCCTCTTGGGAAAGTTCTTCTTCGAAATGTTATCCGACACACAGATGCCCACAACAAG ATTCAAGAGGAGACAGAAATGTGGAAAATAAGAGAGATGGAGAAACAGACAGAGGAAACTTGTGGAGCAAAGAGAAGACGAACATCTCCAGACATTAACAA ATGGGACCACAATGGCTACAAGGAGTTATATCCAGAAGAGTTTAAGGATAAGAG GGGACGGATGCGATCAGATGGTTTAGATGCTCAGGTGAGCCAGGAGCATGTGAAAAGTGGTGCAGACACTGCAGTGACTCTGAGACAAGATGCATCGAGTATTCGTGCCTGGAACAAAAAATATTCTGAGTGTGAGGCTGGTATTCCTGACAG ATGGGGTCACAGTGGGTATAAAGAATTGTACCCTGAGGAATTTGATACAGACTG CGTAGAAGAAAAAACTCCTAAAAGGAAGACAAATGGGCAAGAGAAAGCAAGAGTAAGGGACCAAAAGGAGCAGGAATCTCACAAACGGAAAAGGTCCAAAAAGActcacaagaaaaaacaaaagaagcGATctcataaaaagctaaaaaagcgGAAGAAGGAACGAGATGAGTCAACAGAAACATCAAGTGATAGTGACAGTAGCAACGACAGCGAGGAGAAACAGAAAAAGTCTAAACGTAAGAAGAAGATGAGAAAAAAGGCACAGAGGAAAAAGCCATCCTCATCTGGGCAGGACAGTGACTCTTCTAGTGATGAGATGAGTAGCACAGAAGATGCTGAGTCAGAGGAACATAAAAGGAGACAAACTAAAAGACATCGCAGAAAAGACCATCACAGATCAAAACCAAAGGACGTAAACAAGGAGCAGCGGAAAAGCAGACGAACAAACTGGAAAGTGGCTAAGGATGAGGGATCAGATAGTTCTGATGAGGATGATTGA
- the nkapd1.L gene encoding uncharacterized protein NKAPD1 isoform X3 has protein sequence MLSDTQMPTTRWDHNGYKELYPEEFKDKRGRMRSDGLDAQVSQEHVKSGADTAVTLRQDASSIRAWNKKYSECEAGIPDRWGHSGYKELYPEEFDTDCVEEKTPKRKTNGQEKARVRDQKEQESHKRKRSKKTHKKKQKKRSHKKLKKRKKERDESTETSSDSDSSNDSEEKQKKSKRKKKMRKKAQRKKPSSSGQDSDSSSDEMSSTEDAESEEHKRRQTKRHRRKDHHRSKPKDVNKEQRKSRRTNWKVAKDEGSDSSDEDD, from the exons ATGTTATCCGACACACAGATGCCCACAACAAG ATGGGACCACAATGGCTACAAGGAGTTATATCCAGAAGAGTTTAAGGATAAGAG GGGACGGATGCGATCAGATGGTTTAGATGCTCAGGTGAGCCAGGAGCATGTGAAAAGTGGTGCAGACACTGCAGTGACTCTGAGACAAGATGCATCGAGTATTCGTGCCTGGAACAAAAAATATTCTGAGTGTGAGGCTGGTATTCCTGACAG ATGGGGTCACAGTGGGTATAAAGAATTGTACCCTGAGGAATTTGATACAGACTG CGTAGAAGAAAAAACTCCTAAAAGGAAGACAAATGGGCAAGAGAAAGCAAGAGTAAGGGACCAAAAGGAGCAGGAATCTCACAAACGGAAAAGGTCCAAAAAGActcacaagaaaaaacaaaagaagcGATctcataaaaagctaaaaaagcgGAAGAAGGAACGAGATGAGTCAACAGAAACATCAAGTGATAGTGACAGTAGCAACGACAGCGAGGAGAAACAGAAAAAGTCTAAACGTAAGAAGAAGATGAGAAAAAAGGCACAGAGGAAAAAGCCATCCTCATCTGGGCAGGACAGTGACTCTTCTAGTGATGAGATGAGTAGCACAGAAGATGCTGAGTCAGAGGAACATAAAAGGAGACAAACTAAAAGACATCGCAGAAAAGACCATCACAGATCAAAACCAAAGGACGTAAACAAGGAGCAGCGGAAAAGCAGACGAACAAACTGGAAAGTGGCTAAGGATGAGGGATCAGATAGTTCTGATGAGGATGATTGA
- the nkapd1.L gene encoding uncharacterized protein NKAPD1 isoform X2, giving the protein MWKIREMEKQTEETCGAKRRRTSPDINKWDHNGYKELYPEEFKDKRGRMRSDGLDAQVSQEHVKSGADTAVTLRQDASSIRAWNKKYSECEAGIPDRWGHSGYKELYPEEFDTDCVEEKTPKRKTNGQEKARVRDQKEQESHKRKRSKKTHKKKQKKRSHKKLKKRKKERDESTETSSDSDSSNDSEEKQKKSKRKKKMRKKAQRKKPSSSGQDSDSSSDEMSSTEDAESEEHKRRQTKRHRRKDHHRSKPKDVNKEQRKSRRTNWKVAKDEGSDSSDEDD; this is encoded by the exons ATGTGGAAAATAAGAGAGATGGAGAAACAGACAGAGGAAACTTGTGGAGCAAAGAGAAGACGAACATCTCCAGACATTAACAA ATGGGACCACAATGGCTACAAGGAGTTATATCCAGAAGAGTTTAAGGATAAGAG GGGACGGATGCGATCAGATGGTTTAGATGCTCAGGTGAGCCAGGAGCATGTGAAAAGTGGTGCAGACACTGCAGTGACTCTGAGACAAGATGCATCGAGTATTCGTGCCTGGAACAAAAAATATTCTGAGTGTGAGGCTGGTATTCCTGACAG ATGGGGTCACAGTGGGTATAAAGAATTGTACCCTGAGGAATTTGATACAGACTG CGTAGAAGAAAAAACTCCTAAAAGGAAGACAAATGGGCAAGAGAAAGCAAGAGTAAGGGACCAAAAGGAGCAGGAATCTCACAAACGGAAAAGGTCCAAAAAGActcacaagaaaaaacaaaagaagcGATctcataaaaagctaaaaaagcgGAAGAAGGAACGAGATGAGTCAACAGAAACATCAAGTGATAGTGACAGTAGCAACGACAGCGAGGAGAAACAGAAAAAGTCTAAACGTAAGAAGAAGATGAGAAAAAAGGCACAGAGGAAAAAGCCATCCTCATCTGGGCAGGACAGTGACTCTTCTAGTGATGAGATGAGTAGCACAGAAGATGCTGAGTCAGAGGAACATAAAAGGAGACAAACTAAAAGACATCGCAGAAAAGACCATCACAGATCAAAACCAAAGGACGTAAACAAGGAGCAGCGGAAAAGCAGACGAACAAACTGGAAAGTGGCTAAGGATGAGGGATCAGATAGTTCTGATGAGGATGATTGA